The genome window ATGTGGGCAGATTGTTAAAACCACCGCGACAACTAAAATATGTAGTGCTTTATGTAATAGTGAACTAGCAATGGCATGGACTTTGCCCTGCTTGTTTTCTTTATGTGATATACTAGTGATGTTGTGGACAAATCTTCAGTATTCTCATTGAAGTAATTGACCCTGTTTAGGGGAGCTTTTGGCAGCTTTTGCTTCTCCAGAAAGCTCGAAGCTCTCTCAAACTGGATAGCTTCTCCAAGCTGACAAAAGCTGCACTTTGTAGTAAAAGCAGAGAAGCTCCCTCAAAGCAGCTTCCCGAGCTTTATCCAGAAAGCTTCTCTTGGAGGCGCTTTTGGAAAAGCTACAGCTCCCCCAGACAAGGAAATTTATCTTGGTGTTCATTGTCATTTTTTATAACTTACACAGGAGATGGACCCAGAGCAACATGGGGACAACATGGCAGGCAAGGGTGGAGCTGGACAGGTCTATTGGTCCAACGCAATGTCTAGTTTCGTGCTCAAATATTTGTCCGACCTAGTTGCGAGTGGAACTAAAACCACGAGCGGCTTCAAGCAAGCTCATCTTAACAGCTGTGGTAGAGCTTTGTATGAGAAGCTAGGTGtccagtgttggggacttgttctcaaatgctaagaattaagaacaaggcaacataaaaagtgttaagtgttaaagtccttcgtccttcgaagcattatgtcccttcgggaaataatgagtttcggacgaaggtcataagagacataccttcgtaaacataacaagtaatgacgaaggattcatataaagcatgaaatataatataagcatcatcatagaatcatttctattttattaacatggaaaaatagaaatgatttcaaattacaaatgtaccttcggtcctgagagaagataaaaagtacaagcgtgacgcaaaagcaaatgccaagtcagcgtgaacagtacgggagtactgttcatctatttatagacgcgtgacgcagcccacgtaaaattacatttatgtccattacatttgtcaatgacttatggaaacctgacaaggtccacgtagtcttttcatctttaagtcggttcccctctctgctatcgcgacgaagcttccctgcgcacagcttcggctgtgcaccatccttcgtggagcttggtaatcagcccgtccttcgtctggttcaggcttcgtcctgaccgcacttcatgttcgtaattctgagtccgaaggtacctgttcacataatccacttggaaaacattgtcaaatcatgtttttgaggaccttcggaggacgaaggcccccaacagtagcccctcgcaatattaatttgtttgaaataataaattcagattgcgatatgaacgaaggctttatgccgaaggtccgaaaaaacaccttccctttgctagaatagcaacattcaatgacaagtggggtctttcaactttcaacgcatcaagcgtataaatacggccataccgcaaacttattttgcacgctttctggccaaccactcttgctcactcattttttagctcttgtgcactgtgatctgctaagcttttagctttgaagcttcggctttgaaaacagttttttagtgtttccgaagatgtctgaagctgctaagaaggctgctgctgaaatgaagctgagtcttgatgaagagaagaacttagggtttcttatagcaatgtcgaagaccaacacagaaaagatcaccagggaaattctggaagggctgtctgaagatactggtgacagtgaaagttatgatgtggacagcggtggcgaagactccgaagatcgcccctggcgaccaagccattcagtttatggtaaatcaactatcaaagagaatcatcttgttaatatgagaggaaggtatttccgggatctgtccattgtgagggcgggcgaaggggaaaagacttgtccacaccctgaagaaaatgaagttgtggtataccgaagctttttgaaagccggattgcgattccccttgagcagcttcgtcgtggaggtgttgaaaatcttcgaagtctatcttcatcaacttactccagaggctattataaggctaaatatcttcgtgtgggccacgagaagccaaggtctgaagcctgacgcaagaagcttctgtaatgttcatgaattattatatgaaacaaaaccttggggcaaagaacagtaccataacaactttggctgctacagcttcgtctctcggtccggggcaagctgtcccgtaccaacctttcggaagagatggcccggggattggatgacagaatggttttatgtgaagaatgacttatcagcacgagaagacatcaaaggtataattatgcgtcctatttggcaaagcttcggccttcggaggccgaaggttgaaatgaacgaagccgccgaagagtgccaaagagccttcggcgttgtctgctcttttataggaacaagggacttagtacaagagcatattgccttcagggtgtggccgcttgcggagaaatgggaaatgccacaagaaatcgttaaaaaggccgacgaaggtggactcgtcaggtttaagtacacttttaaatttgaagataaatttattgagccagacgatgagtggttgaaaagcattgacaatttaagtgatgagctgcttgggacatactcgaaggccgaagatactgcaatgtcagcagccttcggaggccgaaaaaagaaaaggctgaatcgggtatttgatgccatcgggttcgtctaccctgactattgctaccccattcgaaggcagaagagaaaaaatacaacctctgcaaaagaagaaactgcagctgctcctagcgagccagaaccgaaaaggaagaagataaaggttcttacttatcgaccgcgttatattgaaccagcttcggtgcctgagtttaccggagagacttcttcggccaccgaagctgaaaaaccagccgagccaactttgctgccagaagtcacagaaacagccgaaataccaacgaagacaaaattggagcaatcaaaaattttgttatcagaaacgaaagagaaggccgaagcgccattcacagaaaaaatggaagaggtaaaggaagcaaccgaggactccaaaacatcagaagttttgagtcctgtggcaaacattgaaacagtaagtaatcaaaaagtgccagcagtgactccgaaaaggagaatggctaatgtgctagatgtgctggaaacgatcaaatcttcaagcacccctccgaagaaggctgccgtcactcctgaaacaacagtcgaagcttcgggttctaaagctccagagcaagatactgaagccgaagctgggccctcagagccctcaaaggcaaagaccttggaaagtgaggcagaaaaaataacaaagccaacttttgctgaaggaactggtgttgttacccccgaagcatccaaaattcgtgattatatttttcgtcatgcttcggggaaaaaattaacagaaaaagaagaacaagaggcccaacactatgcccaaaagttgaaatatccaaagggagcgttgatatttaatggcagtggagaagaagatttcttgtattgcctccccgacagcaaggaaatttctgtctgtcgggagatgagcagaagcttcggatttccaactttagaagacggactttcggtgctgtcaaagaacgatctggctgacagcctagcttacaacagtttaaaggtgcgacaaatggaattcttatatttttgttgaattcaaaatttttcgtttgtttaaaactattaacacagacatattcctgtctgcagggcctgatactcagcaatgccctcagagcacagaaagatgctgaggacgaaggatgtactatagccctgagcaaccttcgttccgaagtaattgaactgaggaacgaaggtctcgaaaaagacaaaatattgcattccttaataaataaaataaaagaagacgaagctattttcaaaggtcaggccgaagctcagaagtgtgaaattgaaaaccttcgtaaacaattagccagagctaaagaggaatgcatacttgaagaaacaaggcgagaactcagcgaccaatgggcaaatcatttagaagaaactgttaaagagcttcggtcagccaagaagaaatgcttcgacaaatctatagagtgtgtcaagaaaataaaaactagcttcgccagcgttggcgcattttcgcaagaagaaaactttataagaggtaaccccgaaggtcccctggaatggatcaatcatgagtcggaggccttcgaggaaatcctgagtagccgcggtgacatctgcgctttttctggtgccagagggattgccactattttggaggggaaaggatgtgaacatgtaaagattttatcgcagtccgaagccaccttgtccactgaagatataaaagatccttcagccgaagctagcgcggttgggggaaaatttttcaccgacatctgggacaacggtggtagagaaatggcccaagaaatcattcagaaaagcgagaaagggattcatgaggctagaaaagtagccgaggctgctgagaaaaacgcagagcccgaagggcaaataggtactagcgaatagttttcattgcattataacttttaatcttatagttcgttcgcgatctgtaataatgatgtaatagtatcccgtcctcactcagatcctactaaagcatcttcgggccctcagcctaaagatgacgacgaaattaaaaagatggccgaagctatcatggatcaggttgtcgatcgactgctgaacgaagctgcagagatagtacttagggaagactaagtgctattgcaaaaaacatttgatatatgatttgtgtaatattctgtaatcctgtatgtaatatacttgttttatgattcaattctttacgatgcatgaaactttaaacacgtaccatttttgagtcttcgacgaaaaaacaccttcccttcttttcatgcttcgtgaagaagaatttatcatttatcacgacaatatccataatgttctgataagaaatatccaagcttcgtaaaaataatctccgaagctatacctcgaaaatcaatattgtttctccctgtaacttggcatgatttgccctttttcaaagcattttccgaagatcgataacatgcccccttcttgtgccacatgcagcatgatgtatgatgattatgctatgcaaaatgatgtgatgatgttatgttatgcaaaatgatattttgtgccgaagatacgcacattcctgcaatggggcacaatcttttgtatcaatactgactttttcattataagcctcccttaggagcttcttcgccttttacttcagcggaatcagcgtttatttttcgctgtaagttctgcatccccttaggaacgtctttggaacttcttcgccttttacttaggcggtataagctctgcattcccttaggaacgtctttggagcttcttcgccttttacttaggcggtatcagcgttgacttttcgctgtatgctctgcattccttttggaacgactttggagcagaaaacttacactgcgctcccttcggaacgactttttgtgacttcgtcagacttactctgcgttccttagaacgactttttgttgcttcgaaggattttcgatagtccgaaggtcctttttattatcacaaacctgtgaagaaaacatatttttcttgtaggaatcaacgaaactaattacatgaaa of Zea mays cultivar B73 chromosome 8, Zm-B73-REFERENCE-NAM-5.0, whole genome shotgun sequence contains these proteins:
- the LOC103635826 gene encoding uncharacterized protein, whose product is MVMETPSQEMDPEQHGDNMAGKGGAGQVYWSNAMSSFVLKYLSDLVASGTKTTSGFKQAHLNSCGRALYEKLGVQCWGLVLKC